Below is a genomic region from Triticum dicoccoides isolate Atlit2015 ecotype Zavitan chromosome 5A, WEW_v2.0, whole genome shotgun sequence.
GGACCTCGAGCATGGCAAGAAGCCCCCTGCCATTGCCGCCGCGGAGCTATGCTCGCTCAAGGACAAGCTCGTCGGCCTGGGGCCGGTCCTGCTGCGAGCGGCGGCGGTCCTGGCgacggcggtggccgcggtggtcatGGGGCTCAACAGGCAGTCCTACACCGCGGTGGTGGCCATTGTGGGCACCAGGCCGCTCACGCAGACCTTCACTGCCAAGTTCAGCGACACGCCTGCGTTTGTGTAGGGGACTCCttgctttgcttgcttgcttgctgccATTACCTGTCGAATTTACTGACATGCTGTCTCTGTGACGGTAAACCGTCAATTTCGCAGGTACTTTGTCATAGCCAATGGCATTGCCAGTCTGTATAACTTGGTGGTGCTGCTCACCAGAAGGTGCCTTGTGCAGGGAAGGGCCCAGCATTTGGTAGTGCATAGGATGGACATGGTAATTTCTTTTTTCTCAATTAATAGTAATTTACCGATTAAATGACACTTAACATTATCTATAAGCTGGCCATTATTTACTCAAAGAAAACCTCACCCAGCAGTACTTTCACACTTTCATCAGAGTAAGTAGACTTTAACTGCTCCTAATAAACATATTTTAGTAGATCGAATATCGAATACATCTACGAGAGAAGCAACCAACTCAATCTAAGCAAGTGCATTGGTCTTAAATGAAGTTTTTCCTACACAATCCAGGAAGATCTGAAAATTTTGGAGCCTTCTAATGGTGCTACTATGAAAACACAGCACTCAATCTAATCACGAATCTTTTTTGCAAGCAACTATCCACAACCAGTGGCTTGAGTGAAAAACTGTTGGTGCTGCACTTGTATTGTAGACACCTAGTACTGTAGCATATCTGGCAAATCTCAAACCAGTGTCGATCGACGGCAACACATGATATATTTTCCTCGTAATTTCAATGTCCCAAATAAGATAATCATGGTTCTACTGGCCATTACTTACACAAAACCTCGCTCATCCGGTAGTAGTTTCAcactttcatcagagtatctttggACTGTTTCTCACAAAAATATTTTAATGGAGTAACCAACTTAGTCTAAGCAAGCGTATTGATCTTAAATTTAGATGCTCATACACAATCCAGGGATATCTGATAAATTTGGAGCCTTATGACGGTGGTACTATAAAAACACAGCACTCGATCTAATCAAGAATCTTTTTGCAACTATCCAGAACCAGTGGCTTGAGTGAAACTGCTGGTGCTGTACTTTGTATTGTAGACAACTAGTACTGTGGCACATCTGGCAAATTTCAAACCAGTATCAATGGACGGCAAGACATGATATATTTTCATCCTTGTACTGTCAATGTCCCAGGTAATCATGGTTCTATTGGCCACCGGTGCCGCGACAGCGGCTTCGATGGCCGAGTTAGGCAAGAATGGTAACTTGCACACGCGTTGGAACCCGATATGCAACAAATTTGGTTCCTTCTGCAACCGTGGAGGCGTATCACTCGTGTCCTCATTCGTCGGCGTCGCGCTCATGCTAGCCCTGAACTTGCTCTCAGCTGCAGCCACCTCTCCCCGTGGCATCGTCGCAGGCCAATGAGCACTAGTACCTCAGCTCAGACAGTCCATACCCAAGAGTACACTGCTCATGTCACTGGGATGTGAAGTGATGTGAGCCAGTTTGGTTGCATGTGGGAGCTGGATCTCAGGAGGAAGTGTGCTCAAGGCTGCAAGTGTGCTAAATTTGGTCTACAACTGTATATCACCTTGCCTGGTCTGAAATGTGCAGGCACATAAGCCCTGGTTGGTTATGGGGCTTTAACTAGATCAGCTCCTAAATTAGATCAAGTTATTGCACCATTCAATTCTACTACTTTGTGGTTGTAAACCAGTACTCACAACTGTCCCGGCATTTGGCCGCATTTGCTCAATTGGATGATACATTGCATCGTTCGACAAGTATGTCTGGTGAGGTTTGGTCTTTCACAACAGTTTGTACCTGTTGTACTGCATGGAACTCTTGTTTTATTACCTGAACAGTGAAGTTGTTTGGAGTTGCTTGAAATGATGCATCCAGCACCAGCCTTAGTTGTGGACTTAATGAGGCAAAAATTTCAGGAGTTGGTCAGTTGATGTAGATTTATCGGAGAAGGAGCACATGCATGTGAGCCTATCAGGCATCTCCGGAAAAATTCAGTCAACATGCAACTAGGAGCTAAGTGATTACCACTGGTGCAGCACATCAGCCTAACAATCTATTATTATCACAACCTAGATGTGTTCATTGTCCGACTGACCGTTTTGCATAAAGAAAATGTTGGATTGCATGGTTTTTTTTCTTCTTAAAAGCTTGTGCTTGGGtacgattttttctggaaaaaaaagGATCTGAAAGAAAAGTAGTTGATATTAGAGTCGATAAAACATAAAATTGGGACCATAAATCATGTGTAAATATGTTTGAAGTTAAATAAATCATGTTTAAAGATAAGAGAAGATAGCATTACCTAGCAGCTGCTGCTGCCTAGATTCATTCAAATACAGCTTGTCCTTTGTTTCTGCACTTTACTCTTCCACATTATTGGTATGGATGTACAAGACTTGTTGCTATACGCATATGGTACTAGTATTCATGACATGAGGTACCCTGAAAGGTGCCATCAAGCAGAGAAGGGTGGTCACTCTCACTCATGCAGCTGGCCAGCATATGAAGAACAGAACAACAGAACAGGGCACTGAAAGAGAAACAGGACCTTTCAGTACTGTTCCTCAATTTGTGTGTCGTCGTTGAAAAAACCATCTACCCAACAATTTGCATCTTTCTCACTGAATAACACATTCCCTCCAGCATAAAAACTATGGCGTATTATTTCAATTACAATATAATTACAAAACATACCAAAATATTATAGCATATGAGAAATTTGAGGGGGGAGTATATGCATACGATTTCCACACATCCAATAAAAAAATTAA
It encodes:
- the LOC119299150 gene encoding CASP-like protein 1B2 isoform X1; its protein translation is MDLEHGKKPPAIAAAELCSLKDKLVGLGPVLLRAAAVLATAVAAVVMGLNRQSYTAVVAIVGTRPLTQTFTAKFSDTPAFVYFVIANGIASLYNLVVLLTRRCLVQGRAQHLVVHRMDMVIMVLLATGAATAASMAELGKNGNLHTRWNPICNKFGSFCNRGGVSLVSSFVGVALMLALNLLSAAATSPRGIVAGQ
- the LOC119299150 gene encoding CASP-like protein 1B2 isoform X2; the encoded protein is MDLEHGKKPPAIAAAELCSLKDKLVGLGPVLLRAAAVLATAVAAVVMGLNRQSYTAVVAIVGTRPLTQTFTAKFSDTPAFVYFVIANGIASLYNLVVLLTRRCLVQGRAQHLVVHRMDMGACSHIFCTRICKQECYTVSMTFTFLDEFQRHTSSASGLILIQAPILLLFMWASFWNQLN